A stretch of Exiguobacterium sp. BMC-KP DNA encodes these proteins:
- the pyrF gene encoding orotidine-5'-phosphate decarboxylase codes for MNQLYIALDFPTEAEVFSFLERFEETRPAVKVGMELFYAAGRPFVRKLVERGHAVFLDVKVHDIPETARRTMRIIGQLGVELTNVHVAGGKEMMIAAREGLRETNAATQLIGVTQLTSTDEAMLRDLKIEGAMPVVVREYAQLADAAGLDGIVCSALDLPELIKGCRTDFRFVTPGIRPSSSEADDQKRVATVLDARRNGATDLVIGRPITRAKQPEQIYQTLLEEWKGQLSW; via the coding sequence ATGAATCAACTTTACATCGCGCTTGATTTTCCGACCGAAGCAGAAGTGTTTTCGTTCCTCGAACGGTTCGAAGAGACACGACCAGCCGTAAAAGTTGGGATGGAATTGTTTTATGCAGCGGGAAGACCGTTCGTCCGCAAACTCGTCGAACGTGGGCACGCGGTATTCCTCGATGTCAAAGTCCATGACATTCCAGAGACGGCGCGCCGGACGATGCGCATCATCGGACAATTAGGCGTCGAATTAACGAACGTCCATGTTGCCGGTGGGAAAGAGATGATGATTGCTGCGCGAGAAGGACTTCGTGAAACGAACGCCGCGACACAGCTGATCGGCGTGACACAGTTGACATCGACGGATGAAGCGATGTTACGCGACTTAAAGATTGAAGGAGCGATGCCAGTAGTCGTTCGTGAGTATGCGCAACTGGCAGATGCAGCAGGACTAGATGGTATTGTCTGTTCGGCGCTCGATCTTCCTGAACTAATCAAAGGTTGCCGAACGGACTTCCGTTTTGTCACACCAGGTATTCGTCCTTCTAGCAGTGAAGCAGATGATCAAAAGCGAGTCGCGACCGTTCTTGATGCGCGTCGAAATGGAGCGACGGATTTAGTAATTGGTCGCCCGATTACACGTGCCAAACAGCCCGAACAGATCTATCAAACGTTACTCGAAGAATGGAAGGGTCAATTATCATGGTAA
- a CDS encoding dihydroorotate dehydrogenase: MTERLRVELPGLSLKNPIMPASGCFGFGEEYAKLYDLSELGAIMIKAATGEERYGNPTPRVAESGMGMLNAIGLQNPGVDGILTKKLPFLETFDTAIIANVAGSTPEEYELVAEKMSRHSGIHALELNISCPNVKSGGIQFGTDPLLAAELTRRVKQVSSKPVYVKLSPNVTSIVEMARAVEAAGADGLTMINTLVGMRIDVRTGQPILANRIGGLSGPSIKPVAIRMIHDVAQAVSIPIIGMGGVMEVDDVLEMIYAGASAVAVGTANFVNPYICQELIQQLPGRMDELGIDHILDIRGKAYESTLHRA; this comes from the coding sequence ATGACGGAACGATTACGTGTCGAGTTGCCGGGACTTTCCTTGAAAAACCCGATCATGCCGGCATCTGGATGTTTTGGATTCGGTGAGGAATACGCGAAGTTATATGATTTATCAGAGCTTGGGGCAATCATGATCAAAGCAGCGACGGGCGAAGAACGTTACGGAAATCCGACGCCGCGTGTCGCGGAGAGTGGAATGGGGATGTTGAATGCAATCGGTCTCCAAAATCCGGGTGTTGATGGCATCTTAACGAAAAAACTACCGTTCCTCGAGACGTTTGATACAGCAATCATCGCGAATGTCGCCGGTTCGACACCGGAAGAGTATGAGCTTGTTGCAGAAAAAATGAGTCGTCATTCTGGCATTCATGCACTGGAATTAAATATCTCCTGTCCGAACGTCAAATCAGGTGGAATCCAGTTCGGAACGGATCCGTTGCTTGCCGCTGAATTAACGCGTCGCGTCAAACAGGTCTCGAGCAAACCGGTTTACGTTAAGCTTTCACCGAATGTCACTTCAATCGTCGAGATGGCGCGTGCCGTCGAAGCAGCAGGTGCGGACGGACTGACGATGATCAACACACTCGTTGGGATGCGAATCGATGTCCGAACGGGACAGCCAATCCTTGCCAACCGGATTGGTGGATTATCTGGTCCATCGATCAAACCAGTCGCGATTCGGATGATTCATGATGTCGCTCAAGCCGTCTCGATTCCAATCATCGGGATGGGGGGCGTGATGGAAGTCGATGACGTCTTAGAAATGATTTACGCCGGGGCTTCCGCTGTCGCCGTCGGTACTGCAAACTTCGTCAATCCATACATCTGTCAAGAATTGATCCAGCAGTTACCGGGTCGCATGGATGAACTTGGCATCGATCATATTCTAGACATCAGGGGGAAAGCATATGAATCAACTTTACATCGCGCTTGA
- a CDS encoding iron-sulfur cluster-binding protein — protein sequence MKQLLTVVSRRTVAQGATELVCRLEQPQDIAPGRFMHLRVGPLLRRPISIARVDHDLITFLFKEIGQGTAELASLRPDDKIDALGPLGNGFPINAINRDQRVVLVGGGIGVPPLYETMRQLVVRGVTCEAILGFDTATSVFYEAEFQALGKTTVTTVDGTHGTKGFVTVALRPESYDVLLACGPEPMLRSLQQQPIEHKYLSIENRMGCGIGACFACVCKTPTGGYVKTCSDGPVFRAEEVVL from the coding sequence ATGAAGCAACTCTTGACGGTCGTCTCTCGACGAACGGTAGCTCAAGGCGCGACGGAACTCGTTTGTCGCCTCGAGCAACCGCAAGACATTGCGCCGGGGCGATTCATGCATCTACGCGTCGGTCCACTCTTACGCCGACCGATCTCGATTGCTCGGGTCGATCATGACCTGATTACGTTTCTCTTTAAAGAAATCGGACAAGGGACAGCAGAACTAGCTTCCTTGCGTCCCGACGACAAAATCGATGCCCTCGGACCACTCGGAAACGGTTTTCCGATCAACGCCATCAACCGAGATCAACGGGTCGTTCTCGTTGGTGGAGGGATTGGGGTGCCGCCGCTGTATGAGACGATGCGTCAACTCGTCGTGCGTGGTGTGACATGTGAAGCGATTCTAGGATTTGATACGGCAACGAGCGTCTTTTACGAAGCGGAATTCCAAGCGCTCGGTAAGACGACGGTCACGACGGTCGATGGGACGCATGGAACGAAAGGGTTCGTTACGGTTGCCTTACGTCCGGAAAGCTATGATGTGTTGCTCGCTTGCGGGCCAGAGCCGATGTTGCGGTCGCTCCAGCAACAACCGATTGAGCATAAGTATCTCTCCATCGAAAATCGAATGGGATGCGGCATCGGTGCTTGTTTTGCCTGTGTCTGTAAAACACCAACAGGCGGGTACGTCAAGACTTGTTCCGATGGTCCAGTCTTTCGGGCAGAGGAGGTCGTATTATGA
- the carB gene encoding carbamoyl-phosphate synthase large subunit, translating to MPKRQDIQKILVIGSGPIVIGQAAEFDYAGTQACQALKEEGYEVILVNSNPATIMTDPTVADRVYIEPLQAEFVSRIIRKERPDALLATLGGQTGLNLAVELDRLGILAEYNVELLGTKLSAIEEAEDRDLFRQLMFRRGHGVPDSEIVHTLEEAQQFRQQIGLPIIIRPAYTLGGTGGGIANTPEEFTRIVEGGLKASPATQVLLEKSIAGMKEVEFEVMRDATNQAIIVCAMENFDPVGVHTGDSIVFAPTQTLSDRDYQLLRNVSLDIIRALGIEGGCNIQFALDPTSFDYYVIEVNPRVSRSSALASKATGYPIAKLAAKIAVGYALSELKNPITETSFASFEPALDYVVAKIPRWPFDKFETADRTLGTQMKATGEVMAMGRTMEEALLKAVRSLEIGTADLYMPRFIEMADDALQQAIRQATDDRLFALYAGFVRGYSVEQIHAWTAIDRLFLEKLQHIWQLEQSVATGLTPELLLHVKRYGFSDPMLARITGQTETEIRRMREAQTIHPVYKMVDTCAAEFASDTPYYYGTYERENEAIATNRSSILVLGSGPIRIGQGVEFDYATVHSIQAIRQAGYEAIIVNNNPETVSTDFSISDRLYFEPLTTEDVLEVIRNERPLGVIVQFGGQTAINLAESLAAEGVKILGTSLEDLDRAEDRKQFESALTALDIPQPPGKTAVTVEEAVTAAASLGYPVLVRPSYVLGGRAMEIVYAQEELEHYMKHAVIASPERPVLVDRYLTGIELEVDAICDGTDVVIPGIMEHIERAGVHSGDSIGVYPPQRVSQVIKDRIVDYTTRIAKAFGIKGLLNIQFVYADGALYVLEVNPRASRTVPFISKVTGLPVARLATDIILGETLASYGLTSGVLPEEPLVSVKVPVFSFAKLKEVDPTLGPEMKSTGEVIGTDRTLEKALYKGLLASGMAIPEHGRVLLTVADPDKAEMTDLARRFASLGFTLLATEGTAAYLTEQGLPVQTVGKIDSSSESMLDVIEKGEIEYVINTMSRDSQVTKDGFIIRRAAAENQVVCLTSLDTAEAILRVIESRSFEASAIQAFTHEKKVVIQ from the coding sequence ATGCCTAAACGTCAAGATATCCAGAAGATTCTCGTTATCGGGTCCGGTCCAATCGTCATCGGACAAGCAGCTGAATTCGACTACGCAGGAACACAAGCGTGTCAAGCCTTGAAGGAAGAAGGATATGAAGTCATCCTCGTCAACTCGAATCCGGCAACAATCATGACGGATCCAACAGTTGCGGATCGTGTCTACATCGAGCCTCTTCAAGCGGAGTTCGTCTCGCGAATCATCCGGAAGGAACGACCAGATGCCTTACTTGCGACACTTGGCGGTCAGACGGGTTTGAACTTGGCTGTTGAACTAGATCGTCTTGGTATCCTTGCTGAATACAATGTCGAGTTGCTCGGAACGAAATTATCAGCCATCGAAGAGGCAGAAGATCGTGATTTGTTCCGTCAACTGATGTTTAGACGCGGACATGGCGTACCGGATAGTGAAATCGTGCATACGCTCGAAGAAGCACAACAATTCCGACAACAGATCGGTCTACCAATCATCATCCGTCCGGCATATACACTCGGAGGAACGGGTGGTGGAATCGCCAATACACCAGAAGAGTTCACGCGAATCGTCGAAGGGGGACTCAAGGCAAGTCCAGCAACACAAGTACTACTTGAAAAATCGATTGCCGGGATGAAAGAGGTCGAATTCGAAGTCATGCGTGATGCAACGAACCAAGCCATCATCGTCTGTGCGATGGAAAACTTCGACCCGGTCGGTGTTCATACCGGAGACTCAATCGTCTTCGCTCCGACGCAAACACTATCGGACCGTGATTATCAATTGCTACGTAACGTCTCGCTCGATATCATTCGCGCACTTGGAATCGAAGGTGGATGTAACATCCAGTTCGCGCTAGATCCAACGAGTTTCGACTACTATGTCATCGAAGTCAATCCACGTGTTTCCCGCTCGTCAGCACTTGCTTCAAAAGCGACCGGTTATCCGATCGCAAAGCTTGCTGCGAAGATTGCCGTCGGGTATGCCTTATCTGAATTAAAGAACCCGATCACCGAGACGAGCTTTGCTTCGTTTGAACCGGCACTCGATTATGTCGTCGCTAAAATTCCGCGCTGGCCATTCGATAAATTCGAAACGGCAGACCGGACGCTCGGAACTCAGATGAAGGCGACCGGTGAGGTCATGGCAATGGGACGGACGATGGAAGAGGCATTACTGAAAGCCGTTCGTTCGCTTGAAATCGGTACAGCGGATTTGTACATGCCACGCTTCATCGAAATGGCAGATGATGCGTTGCAACAAGCGATTCGCCAGGCGACGGATGATCGACTCTTCGCCTTGTACGCTGGTTTTGTCCGCGGCTATAGCGTCGAACAGATTCATGCTTGGACGGCAATTGATCGCTTATTCCTCGAAAAGCTCCAGCACATTTGGCAACTTGAGCAATCGGTCGCTACTGGTTTGACGCCTGAACTGCTCCTTCATGTGAAACGGTATGGATTCAGTGACCCAATGCTTGCTCGGATTACAGGACAAACGGAAACAGAGATTCGCCGGATGCGTGAAGCGCAAACGATTCATCCAGTCTACAAAATGGTCGATACGTGTGCGGCAGAGTTCGCCTCTGATACGCCGTACTACTATGGAACATACGAACGCGAAAATGAGGCAATCGCGACGAACCGTTCTTCGATCCTCGTCTTAGGATCGGGTCCGATCCGGATTGGTCAAGGAGTCGAGTTCGACTATGCGACAGTCCATTCGATTCAAGCGATTCGTCAAGCTGGCTATGAAGCGATCATCGTCAACAACAATCCGGAAACCGTGTCGACCGACTTCTCGATTTCCGATCGGCTCTACTTTGAACCATTGACGACGGAGGATGTCCTCGAAGTCATCCGAAACGAACGTCCACTCGGTGTCATCGTCCAGTTCGGTGGACAGACGGCGATCAACTTAGCCGAATCATTAGCGGCAGAAGGTGTGAAAATTCTTGGAACGTCGCTTGAAGATCTAGACCGGGCAGAGGATCGAAAACAGTTCGAATCGGCATTAACAGCACTCGACATTCCACAACCACCAGGAAAAACAGCGGTGACGGTTGAAGAAGCAGTCACAGCAGCGGCGTCACTCGGGTACCCGGTACTCGTTCGCCCATCATATGTCCTTGGTGGACGAGCAATGGAAATCGTCTATGCGCAAGAAGAACTCGAACATTACATGAAACATGCAGTCATTGCCTCACCGGAGCGACCAGTCCTCGTCGATCGGTATCTGACAGGAATCGAGCTTGAAGTCGATGCGATCTGCGATGGAACGGACGTCGTCATCCCCGGCATTATGGAGCATATCGAACGGGCCGGGGTTCACTCGGGTGACTCGATCGGAGTCTATCCACCACAACGCGTATCACAAGTCATCAAGGACCGGATCGTCGATTATACGACGCGGATCGCCAAAGCCTTCGGTATCAAGGGATTGCTCAACATCCAGTTCGTCTACGCGGACGGCGCTCTCTATGTCCTTGAAGTCAACCCGCGTGCCAGCCGAACGGTGCCGTTTATCTCGAAAGTTACAGGTCTTCCGGTCGCGCGTCTCGCAACAGACATCATTCTCGGTGAAACGCTCGCTTCTTACGGGTTAACAAGTGGTGTCTTACCAGAAGAACCACTCGTCTCAGTCAAAGTACCGGTCTTCTCGTTTGCGAAGCTTAAAGAAGTCGATCCAACGCTCGGACCAGAAATGAAATCGACTGGAGAAGTCATCGGAACGGACCGTACGCTCGAAAAAGCACTCTACAAAGGATTACTTGCTTCCGGGATGGCAATTCCAGAACACGGTCGTGTCCTCTTGACGGTCGCAGATCCAGACAAAGCAGAAATGACGGATCTTGCACGACGCTTTGCATCACTTGGATTCACGTTGCTTGCAACGGAAGGGACGGCAGCGTACTTGACGGAGCAAGGGTTACCGGTTCAGACGGTCGGTAAAATCGACTCGTCTTCCGAATCGATGCTCGACGTGATTGAAAAAGGTGAGATCGAGTATGTCATCAATACGATGAGTCGCGACTCACAAGTCACAAAAGACGGCTTCATCATTCGACGGGCAGCAGCGGAGAATCAAGTCGTTTGTCTAACATCACTCGATACGGCGGAAGCGATTCTACGCGTCATCGAGAGTCGCTCGTTCGAAGCGAGTGCGATTCAAGCCTTCACACACGAAAAGAAAGTGGTGATCCAATGA
- a CDS encoding carbamoyl phosphate synthase small subunit: MRKRTLVLEDGMTFEGTAFGSDTTTTGEVVFQTGMTGYQEMLSDPSYCDQMIVLTNPLIGNYGINREDYETTRPLAKALIVREHCQTPSNFRSEMSLDEALRDLDIPGLSGVDTRQLTRHIRSKGVMRGRLVDGEFNLEEELNHLQDAPIETDQVKRASTERAYIIPGAGPRIVLVDFGAKLGIVRELVKRGCEVVVVPYDVSATEVLRYRPDGVMLSNGPGNPKDVPTAIPLIQELTGKVVIFGICLGHQLIALAHGADTFKLPFGHRGANHPVQDIRTGRVDITSQNHGYAVDEHSLRDTVLEVTHLAINDGTVEGIRHTSASVFSVQYHPEASPGPMDANGLFQQFLEEITKQQEVSHA, from the coding sequence ATGCGTAAACGGACACTGGTGTTAGAGGATGGTATGACGTTTGAAGGAACGGCGTTTGGATCGGACACGACAACAACAGGAGAGGTCGTCTTCCAAACCGGAATGACTGGTTATCAAGAGATGCTATCGGATCCATCTTACTGTGATCAGATGATCGTGCTGACGAATCCGTTGATCGGCAATTACGGAATCAATCGAGAAGACTATGAAACGACGCGTCCACTCGCTAAAGCATTGATTGTTCGCGAACATTGTCAAACACCGTCGAACTTCCGCAGTGAGATGTCGCTCGATGAAGCTCTTCGAGATCTTGATATTCCAGGATTAAGTGGAGTCGATACGCGTCAATTAACACGACATATTCGCTCTAAAGGCGTCATGCGCGGTCGACTCGTTGACGGAGAGTTCAACCTAGAAGAGGAATTAAACCACCTGCAAGATGCACCAATCGAGACAGATCAAGTCAAACGTGCTTCAACGGAACGAGCGTATATCATCCCAGGAGCTGGACCACGAATCGTCCTCGTTGACTTCGGAGCGAAGCTCGGAATCGTCCGCGAACTTGTCAAACGGGGCTGTGAAGTCGTCGTTGTGCCATACGACGTGAGCGCAACGGAAGTCTTACGCTATCGTCCAGACGGTGTGATGCTGTCGAACGGACCAGGGAATCCAAAGGATGTCCCGACAGCGATTCCGCTGATTCAAGAATTGACAGGGAAAGTCGTCATCTTCGGAATTTGTCTTGGGCACCAGTTGATCGCACTAGCACATGGCGCGGATACGTTCAAACTGCCATTCGGTCACCGGGGTGCGAATCATCCCGTGCAAGATATCCGGACAGGTCGTGTCGACATCACGTCGCAAAACCATGGATATGCCGTCGACGAACACTCATTGCGCGATACCGTGCTTGAAGTGACGCATCTCGCAATCAACGATGGAACGGTCGAAGGCATCCGTCATACGTCAGCATCCGTCTTCTCAGTTCAGTATCATCCGGAAGCATCACCCGGTCCAATGGATGCGAACGGTCTATTCCAACAGTTTTTAGAAGAAATCACGAAACAACAGGAGGTCTCTCATGCCTAA
- a CDS encoding dihydroorotase, with protein MTTRIENARWYEAGQVRTGDIRIEAGKITDLAATPQAGEMVIDASGLFVSPGFVDIHVHLREPGGEHKETIATGTAAAAAGGFTTICPMPNTRPVPDDRQTLDALFQKIEETASVRVLPYAAISKNQLGQELVAFDQLTDAVAFTDDGVGVQTAAVMRTAMQQAAHLGKTIVAHCEDDSLKAGCVHEGSYSRREGLQGIPSLAESIHIARDVLIAEETGCHYHVCHVSTKESVRVIRDAKRAGIRVTAEVTPHHLVLIDEDIKDQDPNFKMNPPLRSEADRQALLEGLADGTIDCIATDHAPHAAEEKALGIERAPFGITGFETAFPLLYTKLVAEGKMTIETLIRNLTDKAAAIFELPYGKLEVGAEADLVLLDLETERTVSPERFRSKGKNTPFAGERLKGFPVMTLVKGEIVFKEDTAHA; from the coding sequence ATGACAACACGAATTGAGAATGCAAGATGGTACGAGGCGGGACAAGTTCGGACGGGGGATATTCGAATCGAAGCCGGGAAAATTACGGATTTAGCAGCAACACCGCAAGCTGGGGAAATGGTCATCGATGCGTCCGGATTATTCGTCTCACCAGGATTCGTCGATATCCATGTCCACCTCCGGGAACCAGGCGGCGAACATAAGGAAACGATAGCAACCGGCACGGCAGCGGCTGCAGCAGGAGGATTCACGACGATTTGCCCGATGCCGAATACGCGTCCCGTACCGGACGATCGGCAAACACTTGATGCCTTGTTCCAAAAGATTGAAGAGACGGCATCTGTCCGGGTTTTGCCTTACGCGGCGATTTCAAAAAATCAACTCGGACAAGAACTCGTCGCGTTCGATCAATTAACGGATGCTGTGGCATTCACGGATGACGGTGTCGGGGTCCAGACGGCAGCTGTCATGCGAACGGCGATGCAACAAGCAGCCCACCTTGGAAAAACAATCGTTGCGCATTGCGAAGATGATTCGTTGAAAGCGGGATGTGTCCATGAAGGAAGTTACAGTCGACGGGAAGGTTTGCAAGGCATTCCATCACTTGCAGAAAGCATCCATATCGCCCGGGATGTCCTGATTGCCGAAGAGACCGGTTGTCATTATCACGTCTGTCATGTCTCGACGAAAGAATCCGTTCGTGTCATTCGTGACGCCAAACGAGCAGGCATCCGTGTGACGGCAGAAGTCACACCGCACCATCTCGTATTGATCGATGAGGACATTAAAGACCAGGATCCGAACTTTAAAATGAACCCTCCCCTGCGAAGTGAAGCGGATCGTCAAGCATTGCTCGAAGGACTAGCAGACGGAACGATTGATTGTATCGCGACCGATCACGCGCCCCATGCGGCAGAAGAAAAGGCACTCGGTATCGAACGCGCACCGTTTGGCATCACAGGATTCGAGACAGCATTCCCGCTCCTTTATACGAAGCTCGTCGCTGAAGGCAAGATGACAATTGAGACACTGATCCGGAATTTGACGGACAAGGCAGCAGCGATTTTTGAACTACCTTACGGCAAACTTGAAGTGGGGGCGGAAGCAGACTTAGTCCTGCTTGATCTAGAGACGGAGCGAACGGTTTCACCGGAACGATTCCGTTCAAAAGGTAAGAACACACCGTTCGCAGGAGAACGGTTAAAAGGATTCCCAGTCATGACGCTCGTCAAGGGAGAAATCGTATTCAAGGAGGACACAGCACATGCGTAA
- a CDS encoding aspartate carbamoyltransferase catalytic subunit has protein sequence MKTILKNRHFVNLESLSTTEINSLIERSLAFKRGEPAPDFSDKTLVNLFFENSTRTRSSFEMAEHRLNMHLLPFETATSSVQKGETLRDTCKTLEAIGADGLVIRHGATGYYEELLATLDIPIINAGDGSGQHPSQSLLDLMTIVETYGTVEGKVVVICGDLQHSRVARSNADILKRLGAIVYGSGPVEWYDPAMGIPYLPMDEAVEQCDILMLLRVQHERHDGTTRFDPAVYHATYGLTHERMNRLKHSAIVLHPAPVNRGVEIADELVEHPRSRIFEQMKNGVFARMAILEWCFSTKSIKGDDKDDNTN, from the coding sequence ATGAAGACGATTCTAAAAAACCGGCATTTCGTCAATTTAGAAAGCTTATCCACGACAGAGATCAATTCGTTGATTGAACGCAGTCTCGCTTTTAAACGGGGCGAGCCAGCACCAGATTTTTCCGATAAGACACTCGTCAATCTGTTCTTTGAAAACTCGACCCGGACACGCTCTTCCTTTGAAATGGCAGAGCATCGCTTGAATATGCATCTACTGCCGTTTGAAACAGCGACGTCATCCGTGCAAAAAGGGGAGACGTTACGCGATACGTGCAAGACGCTTGAGGCAATCGGCGCCGATGGGTTGGTCATTCGTCACGGGGCGACCGGTTATTACGAAGAACTACTAGCAACGCTCGATATTCCGATCATCAATGCGGGAGACGGGAGCGGTCAACACCCGTCCCAGTCCTTACTCGATCTGATGACGATCGTCGAGACGTACGGAACGGTCGAAGGAAAAGTCGTCGTCATCTGTGGGGACTTACAACATAGTCGCGTCGCCCGGTCGAATGCGGATATCTTAAAGCGACTCGGTGCCATCGTCTATGGATCAGGACCAGTTGAGTGGTACGACCCTGCGATGGGGATACCGTATCTTCCGATGGATGAAGCCGTCGAACAGTGCGACATCTTGATGTTACTGCGTGTCCAGCACGAACGGCATGACGGGACGACTCGATTTGATCCAGCAGTCTATCACGCGACGTATGGATTGACACATGAGCGGATGAACCGCCTGAAGCATTCCGCGATCGTGCTTCATCCGGCACCGGTCAATCGGGGAGTCGAGATTGCTGACGAACTGGTCGAACACCCGCGATCGCGAATCTTTGAACAGATGAAAAACGGTGTCTTTGCCCGCATGGCGATTCTCGAATGGTGCTTTTCAACGAAATCAATCAAAGGAGACGATAAAGATGACAACACGAATTGA
- a CDS encoding uracil-xanthine permease family protein: MAKHAAVLDVQEVPTHPLNWLMLSLQHVFAMFGATVLVPLLTGLNTSVALVASGVGTLIFLAVTRFKVPTYLGSSFAYIAPIIAVSERWGVEDALLGGMVAGFVYGLVSLLIRYTGAAWLLRLLPPVVIGPVIMVIGLSLAPTAVNMAMNGADGKYNGLYFLVAMVTLGVTLLAMTYLKGMWSTIPILFGITVGYLVAASVGIIDFTPLQQATFFHVPDFTIPFLNYTPSWNTAALLLIVPVTLVTLTEHIGEQKVTSRIIGRETLLDPGMHRTVLGDGIAKTVASMLGGPPVTTYGENNGVMSITRVYSVYVLGGAAVLAISFGFLGYVEGFIKTIPTPVMGGISILLFGVIASNGLRTLTESKIDLADKRNLTITAVILVTGIGGAALKIGNFSLEGMALATILGIILNLVLPKTTEQVEETTETSITQSVANNF, encoded by the coding sequence ATGGCAAAACATGCCGCAGTACTTGATGTACAAGAAGTACCTACCCATCCTCTAAACTGGCTGATGCTCAGCCTACAACACGTCTTCGCGATGTTTGGTGCGACCGTGCTCGTCCCGCTTTTAACGGGACTCAACACATCGGTCGCGCTCGTCGCAAGCGGAGTCGGCACACTGATTTTCCTCGCCGTCACCCGCTTTAAAGTACCCACATACCTTGGTTCAAGTTTTGCCTACATCGCCCCGATCATCGCCGTCAGTGAACGGTGGGGTGTCGAGGATGCTTTACTCGGTGGGATGGTCGCTGGATTCGTCTACGGACTCGTCTCACTCCTCATCCGCTACACGGGAGCTGCTTGGTTGCTCCGCTTACTCCCACCGGTCGTCATCGGACCGGTCATCATGGTCATCGGGTTATCGCTTGCGCCGACCGCTGTCAACATGGCGATGAATGGAGCAGACGGTAAGTACAACGGACTGTATTTCCTCGTCGCGATGGTGACACTCGGTGTCACACTTCTCGCGATGACATATTTAAAAGGGATGTGGAGTACGATACCGATCCTGTTCGGGATCACGGTTGGTTATCTCGTCGCGGCATCTGTCGGAATCATTGATTTCACACCACTGCAACAAGCCACGTTCTTCCACGTGCCGGACTTCACGATTCCGTTCCTGAATTACACACCATCGTGGAATACAGCCGCCTTGCTTCTGATCGTTCCCGTGACGCTCGTCACACTGACGGAACACATCGGCGAACAAAAAGTGACATCACGCATCATCGGGCGCGAGACGCTCCTTGATCCAGGGATGCACCGGACCGTACTGGGCGACGGGATTGCGAAGACAGTCGCGTCGATGCTTGGCGGACCACCGGTGACGACGTATGGTGAGAACAACGGAGTCATGTCGATCACACGCGTCTACAGTGTTTATGTCCTCGGTGGTGCAGCAGTGCTTGCGATCAGCTTCGGATTCCTTGGATACGTCGAAGGATTCATCAAGACGATTCCGACACCGGTCATGGGCGGGATTAGTATCCTCTTATTCGGAGTCATCGCTTCGAACGGTCTCCGGACGCTGACGGAAAGTAAGATTGACCTTGCCGATAAACGGAACTTGACGATCACAGCCGTCATTCTCGTCACAGGCATCGGAGGCGCGGCGCTCAAAATCGGCAACTTCTCTCTCGAAGGGATGGCACTGGCGACGATTCTTGGAATCATCCTGAATCTAGTCCTTCCGAAAACGACAGAGCAGGTCGAAGAAACAACGGAAACCTCTATAACTCAATCCGTAGCTAACAACTTTTAA
- the pyrR gene encoding bifunctional pyr operon transcriptional regulator/uracil phosphoribosyltransferase PyrR has product MKPAVILDEAAIGRALTRIAHEIIERNKGIADLMIVGIKTRGETLARRLAKRIEQIEGKPVLLGVVDISMYRDDLSKRSLEPEIKGSDLPENITGKIVVLVDDVLYTGRTVRAAMDALVDHGRPSMIQLAVLVDRGHRELPIRPDFIGKNVPTSRDEQVVVALAEVDEADQVFIKR; this is encoded by the coding sequence ATGAAACCAGCCGTCATCTTAGATGAAGCCGCGATTGGACGTGCATTGACACGGATCGCTCATGAAATCATCGAACGTAACAAAGGCATTGCTGATTTAATGATCGTTGGAATCAAGACGCGTGGCGAGACACTCGCGCGCCGCCTTGCGAAGCGGATCGAACAGATCGAAGGCAAACCGGTTTTACTCGGTGTTGTCGACATCTCAATGTACCGGGATGACTTGTCAAAGCGCAGTTTAGAGCCGGAAATCAAAGGTTCTGATCTACCGGAAAACATCACCGGAAAAATCGTCGTCCTCGTTGACGACGTGCTTTACACAGGTCGAACGGTTCGCGCCGCGATGGACGCACTCGTCGACCACGGAAGACCGAGTATGATTCAACTCGCTGTCCTCGTCGACCGCGGACATCGGGAGTTACCGATCCGTCCGGACTTCATCGGCAAAAACGTTCCGACGTCACGCGATGAGCAAGTCGTCGTCGCGCTCGCTGAAGTCGATGAAGCCGATCAAGTATTCATTAAACGCTAA